From one Aquicella siphonis genomic stretch:
- a CDS encoding FAD-dependent oxidoreductase — translation MTSHPELRLKGFTFSELLRSEGLNRLDDEFLSFLGTRNPALQEQMLAYRRGTGTFTTLEISELLIHCARILEDFLADLFQIQEAAAISRVRTTSFNPVSTFKKYFVLRRAKKDAGKADSFPSFSELQAWLTAQLKTAPLQTDDREMAVSLLGTQYLNAPDTHAEDIEKLVQWCVRALTTPEGQTETAGWPSFNIPERIDFMNLVHTRPAAQDKWGRVAAPDSELRLRDGFKLTDQRMSAREVQDEVNYCIYCHDHDGDFCSKGFPVKKGDPAQGFKKNALNVTLTGCPLEEKISEMHFLKKEGYTLAALAMVMVDNPMCPATGHRICNECMKACIYQKQDPVNIPQIETRVLTDVLDLPWGVEIYDLLTRWNPLRQHQWVMKPYNGLKIMIAGMGPAGFTLAHHLLLEGFAVVGFDGLKIEPLPERLIHHPVYRFADLMESLDQRLMAGFGGVAEYGITVRWDKNFLKLIYLSLMRRPHFQVFGGVRFGGTLTIEDAWDLGFDHFVVAVGAGLPKALPIPGSLAPGMRQANDFLMALQLGNAAKSSSLTSLQIRLPAVVIGGGLTGVDTATELQAYYISQVEKIQMRYEILAAEYGEEFIHQQMDAASREILAEYIRHGEAVRKERERARTRGEQPDFIKLAREWGGVTIAYRRSMQESPAYINNHEELQKALEEGIYYLEGMEPAAVDLNEYGHAETLICHKRIRNQNHEWVTTTEEIRLPARSILVATGTQPNTAYEFEHRGTFNRLNLQYQHYEDIDDELNVAHGVEHCKDAQFGPFTSYHKHDRRVSLIGDTHPVFHGSVVKAIASGLRTYPKIVASLQHKLLHPGSEEEYQEFAARMNYLFSAHVKNIVRKTRHHIELTVQAPLAAKHFKPGQFYRLQNLETLAPRIDHTLLQMEPLALVAAECSRSDGCLTFIVAETSATAKLCAALKPGEPVSLMGPTGVRTKIPSEHETVLIIGNASSYAFVRSYGAEMRAAGNHVIYVSLFNHPDEVFCQPELENAADRILWLSTNSHALPAPRPSDLCMINSPLIPALKEQAHTLLLGDVDRIFLIGNTDLLRTFQAARKPELKSYLHKDPKVFASVYGNMQCMLKGVCAQCLQWQIDPETGQRTKAVFACSWQDQPLEIIDIDHIDARSLQNRLLDQLSNLWVEHIFKKYDIARI, via the coding sequence ATGACTTCACACCCGGAATTGCGCCTGAAAGGCTTTACCTTTAGCGAGCTGCTGCGCTCGGAGGGGTTAAACCGCCTTGATGATGAGTTTTTATCGTTTTTGGGAACTCGCAACCCCGCGCTGCAAGAGCAGATGCTTGCATACCGCCGCGGCACCGGAACGTTCACCACCCTGGAAATCAGTGAATTATTAATCCATTGCGCCCGGATACTGGAGGACTTTCTTGCCGATTTGTTTCAAATCCAGGAAGCGGCCGCAATCAGCCGGGTCAGGACTACTTCGTTTAATCCTGTTTCCACCTTCAAAAAATATTTTGTTTTACGCCGCGCCAAAAAAGATGCCGGCAAAGCAGACTCTTTCCCATCCTTTTCTGAACTCCAGGCGTGGCTGACGGCGCAATTAAAAACAGCCCCGCTGCAGACAGACGACCGGGAAATGGCGGTTTCCCTGCTGGGCACACAATACCTCAATGCTCCCGACACACATGCGGAAGACATAGAAAAGCTTGTCCAGTGGTGCGTACGCGCGCTCACCACGCCGGAAGGGCAGACTGAAACCGCCGGATGGCCCAGCTTTAATATTCCTGAGCGCATAGATTTCATGAACCTCGTGCACACCCGGCCCGCCGCCCAGGACAAATGGGGACGCGTTGCTGCGCCCGATTCGGAATTAAGACTGCGTGATGGTTTCAAGCTTACCGATCAGCGCATGAGCGCGCGTGAAGTACAGGATGAAGTTAATTATTGCATTTATTGTCATGACCATGACGGTGATTTTTGCTCCAAGGGCTTCCCGGTAAAAAAAGGCGATCCGGCGCAAGGTTTCAAGAAAAACGCGCTGAATGTGACACTGACTGGCTGCCCGCTGGAAGAAAAAATATCTGAAATGCATTTTCTCAAAAAAGAGGGGTATACCCTTGCCGCGCTCGCCATGGTCATGGTTGATAACCCCATGTGTCCGGCAACAGGCCACCGAATATGCAATGAATGCATGAAAGCCTGTATTTACCAGAAACAAGACCCTGTCAATATTCCGCAGATTGAAACACGGGTCTTGACCGATGTGCTGGATTTGCCATGGGGCGTTGAAATCTATGACTTGCTGACCCGGTGGAACCCTCTGCGACAGCATCAATGGGTCATGAAACCCTATAACGGTCTCAAGATCATGATCGCAGGAATGGGCCCGGCCGGTTTTACTCTCGCGCATCATTTATTGCTGGAAGGATTTGCAGTCGTCGGGTTTGACGGACTCAAGATTGAACCCCTGCCAGAGCGGCTCATTCATCACCCCGTTTATCGATTCGCGGATCTCATGGAATCTTTGGATCAACGCCTGATGGCTGGTTTCGGCGGAGTCGCGGAATATGGTATCACGGTACGCTGGGATAAAAACTTCCTGAAACTGATTTATCTCAGTCTCATGCGCCGCCCTCATTTTCAAGTGTTTGGCGGTGTGCGCTTCGGCGGCACCCTCACCATTGAAGATGCGTGGGACCTGGGTTTCGATCATTTTGTCGTCGCCGTGGGTGCCGGCCTGCCCAAAGCCTTGCCCATACCCGGCAGTCTCGCGCCCGGGATGCGCCAGGCTAATGATTTCCTCATGGCGCTGCAGCTGGGAAACGCAGCAAAATCCAGCAGCCTGACCAGCTTGCAAATCCGCTTGCCCGCCGTGGTCATTGGCGGCGGCCTGACCGGCGTTGATACGGCGACCGAGCTGCAGGCTTATTACATCAGCCAGGTGGAAAAAATCCAGATGCGCTATGAGATTCTCGCCGCTGAATACGGCGAAGAATTTATCCATCAACAGATGGATGCCGCTTCCCGTGAAATTCTCGCCGAATACATCCGTCATGGCGAAGCTGTGCGCAAGGAACGCGAACGCGCCAGGACAAGAGGAGAACAACCCGATTTTATCAAACTTGCGCGCGAATGGGGCGGCGTCACCATCGCCTATCGGCGCTCCATGCAGGAATCTCCCGCTTACATCAATAACCACGAAGAATTGCAAAAAGCACTGGAAGAAGGAATTTATTACCTGGAAGGCATGGAACCCGCCGCGGTGGACCTGAATGAATACGGGCATGCGGAAACCCTGATATGCCATAAGCGCATACGCAACCAGAATCATGAATGGGTTACCACGACAGAAGAAATCCGGCTGCCCGCGCGCTCGATTCTGGTCGCGACGGGCACCCAGCCTAATACCGCGTATGAATTTGAACACCGCGGAACTTTTAACCGCCTGAATCTGCAATATCAACACTATGAAGATATTGATGACGAGCTTAATGTGGCGCATGGCGTGGAACATTGTAAAGACGCACAGTTCGGGCCTTTCACTTCTTATCACAAGCATGACCGGCGCGTGAGCCTGATAGGCGATACCCATCCTGTTTTTCATGGCAGCGTCGTGAAAGCTATCGCCTCCGGATTGCGCACTTATCCCAAAATAGTCGCCAGCCTGCAGCACAAATTACTTCATCCGGGAAGTGAAGAGGAATATCAGGAATTCGCAGCGCGCATGAATTATCTTTTCAGCGCGCATGTCAAAAACATTGTACGCAAGACCAGGCATCATATTGAGCTGACCGTTCAGGCGCCTCTCGCCGCGAAACATTTCAAACCAGGCCAATTTTACCGGCTGCAAAACCTGGAAACGCTGGCACCGCGCATAGACCACACCTTGCTGCAAATGGAACCTCTGGCATTGGTGGCCGCGGAATGCAGCCGCAGTGACGGCTGCCTGACGTTTATCGTGGCGGAAACTTCCGCCACTGCGAAATTATGCGCCGCGCTCAAACCCGGCGAACCAGTCTCCCTCATGGGACCTACCGGCGTGCGCACCAAAATCCCTTCAGAACACGAGACCGTGCTGATTATAGGCAACGCTTCCAGTTATGCTTTTGTGCGCAGTTATGGCGCCGAAATGCGCGCCGCAGGCAATCATGTCATTTATGTCAGCCTGTTCAATCATCCCGATGAAGTGTTTTGCCAGCCCGAGCTGGAAAATGCCGCAGACAGGATTCTCTGGCTGTCAACCAACAGTCACGCGCTGCCCGCGCCGCGGCCGTCCGATCTCTGCATGATCAACAGTCCGCTCATTCCCGCGCTCAAGGAACAGGCTCATACTCTTTTGCTCGGGGATGTTGACAGAATATTTCTGATCGGAAACACGGATTTGCTGCGCACCTTCCAGGCAGCCCGAAAGCCGGAATTGAAAAGCTATTTGCACAAGGATCCCAAAGTATTCGCTTCTGTCTACGGGAACATGCAATGCATGCTAAAAGGCGTTTGCGCTCAATGTCTGCAATGGCAGATAGACCCGGAAACCGGCCAGCGCACCAAAGCCGTCTTTGCCTGCTCGTGGCAAGACCAGCCTCTGGAAATTATTGACATCGACCACATAGACGCGCGGTCGCTGCAAAACCGCCTGCTGGATCAACTCAGTAATTTATGGGTGGAACACATCTTCAAGAAATATGATATCGCCAGAATCTAG
- a CDS encoding O-methyltransferase has protein sequence MSAETLNLTPDVYSYLLKVSLRENAVLRRLRAETHKLSQYRMQISPEQGQFMSLLIELMGAKKTLDIGTFTGYSALVVAQALPPEGKVVACDISTEWTRIAREFWEQAGVANKIDLRIAPALETLRQLAANGESETFDFAFIDADKSNYSHYYEAALKLLRPGGLIAIDNVLWSGEVANHQNQDMDTNSIRELNERVYRDERVSMSMVPIGDGLTLARKR, from the coding sequence ATGTCCGCAGAAACGCTCAATCTTACGCCCGATGTCTACTCCTACCTTCTTAAAGTATCACTGCGTGAAAATGCTGTTCTCAGGCGGCTGCGCGCGGAAACGCACAAGCTCAGTCAGTACAGGATGCAGATTTCACCGGAGCAAGGCCAGTTCATGTCGCTGCTCATAGAATTGATGGGAGCGAAAAAGACCCTGGATATTGGCACGTTTACCGGGTACAGCGCTCTGGTGGTGGCGCAGGCGCTTCCTCCGGAGGGGAAGGTAGTGGCTTGCGACATCAGCACGGAATGGACCCGGATTGCCAGAGAGTTTTGGGAGCAGGCGGGTGTGGCGAATAAAATCGATTTGCGCATCGCGCCGGCATTGGAAACATTGCGGCAACTGGCGGCGAATGGAGAGAGTGAAACCTTTGATTTCGCTTTTATCGACGCGGACAAGAGTAATTATTCACATTACTATGAGGCTGCATTGAAATTGCTGCGTCCAGGCGGTTTGATTGCCATAGATAATGTCTTGTGGAGCGGCGAAGTCGCCAATCATCAAAACCAGGATATGGATACGAATTCCATCCGTGAATTGAACGAGCGGGTCTACAGGGATGAACGGGTCAGCATGAGCATGGTGCCTATAGGCGACGGTTTAACACTCGCGCGCAAACGGTGA
- a CDS encoding LemA family protein → MSLILLLIILAIIGFVILTYNRLIAQIEAVRNNQKQIDIQLDRRFKVFESLINVVKKYMDYEQTTLKDVVALRNQANQAQASGDEKGRIAAENKISDIATHLNVVFEQYPDLKANQNVMQLQEEIVSTENKLAYAKQSFNDSVEIYNANKKSFPASVIVGAFRSKLDFDFPYWQLSEQKIAEQESYTVKL, encoded by the coding sequence ATGTCATTAATTCTGTTGCTGATTATTTTAGCCATTATCGGCTTTGTCATTTTGACGTATAACCGCCTTATCGCGCAGATTGAAGCCGTACGCAATAACCAGAAACAGATAGACATCCAGCTGGATCGTCGTTTCAAGGTTTTTGAATCCCTGATTAATGTCGTCAAGAAATATATGGATTACGAACAGACGACCCTCAAGGATGTGGTTGCCCTGCGCAACCAGGCTAATCAGGCGCAGGCCAGCGGCGATGAAAAAGGCCGCATCGCGGCGGAAAACAAGATTTCCGATATCGCCACACATCTGAATGTGGTATTTGAACAATACCCGGATTTAAAAGCCAACCAGAATGTGATGCAGTTGCAGGAAGAAATTGTCAGCACGGAAAACAAACTGGCTTACGCCAAGCAGTCTTTTAATGACAGCGTCGAAATCTATAATGCGAATAAAAAATCGTTTCCCGCCTCCGTCATTGTGGGCGCCTTCCGCAGCAAACTGGACTTTGACTTCCCTTATTGGCAATTGAGTGAACAGAAAATCGCCGAACAAGAATCTTATACTGTTAAATTATAA
- the htpX gene encoding zinc metalloprotease HtpX, which yields MPDHLDQYTASSADWRKTLRQNNFRTRIVIAMFFLIYCGIGMLVDMYMASSFYPQASLSQLFHALITFQIFPLATTIMLIIAAVSLFVSYALYDRLMLLGTEYHEITPASARNVTEQQLYNVVEEMKIAAGLRYMPKVFIIDADYMNAFASGYSEKSAMVAITRGLMEKLNRDELQAVMAHELSHIRHLDIKLTLTASLLANLSIMVLDIFFYNAIFSGRRSSDNRSRNSLAAIILILRYLLPVISVLLLMYLSRTRELMADAGSVELMRTNQPLATALIKISDDHNRNRDRYASMYQRTPHENIRRESYIYDPMEAGIKSMTSISDIFSTHPTLEARLAALGFNKKS from the coding sequence ATGCCAGATCATCTTGACCAATACACCGCCTCATCAGCGGACTGGCGCAAAACACTGCGCCAGAATAATTTTCGCACGCGCATCGTGATTGCCATGTTTTTCCTGATCTATTGCGGCATAGGCATGCTGGTAGACATGTATATGGCGTCCTCATTTTATCCTCAGGCCAGTCTCAGCCAGCTGTTTCATGCCTTGATCACGTTCCAGATTTTCCCCCTGGCAACCACTATCATGCTGATCATCGCCGCGGTTTCCCTGTTCGTGAGTTATGCGCTTTATGACAGACTCATGCTGCTGGGAACAGAATATCATGAGATCACCCCCGCCTCCGCGCGGAATGTCACTGAACAGCAGCTTTATAATGTCGTGGAAGAAATGAAAATCGCTGCGGGGCTGCGCTACATGCCTAAAGTTTTCATTATAGACGCCGACTACATGAATGCGTTTGCAAGCGGATACAGCGAGAAATCCGCCATGGTCGCCATCACTCGCGGCCTGATGGAAAAACTTAATCGCGATGAATTGCAGGCGGTCATGGCGCATGAATTAAGCCATATCCGTCACCTCGATATCAAACTGACATTGACTGCCTCGCTGCTCGCCAATCTATCCATCATGGTTTTGGACATATTTTTTTATAACGCGATTTTTTCAGGCCGCCGCAGCTCTGACAATCGTTCGCGCAATTCCCTGGCCGCCATTATTCTCATTTTACGTTACCTCTTGCCGGTTATCAGCGTTTTGCTGCTGATGTATCTGAGCCGCACTCGCGAACTCATGGCGGATGCCGGCTCGGTGGAACTCATGCGCACGAACCAGCCTCTCGCAACAGCTCTCATCAAAATTTCAGACGATCACAATCGCAACCGGGATCGGTACGCCAGCATGTATCAACGTACTCCGCATGAAAATATTCGCCGTGAATCCTATATCTATGACCCCATGGAAGCCGGCATCAAATCCATGACATCGATCAGTGATATTTTCTCCACCCACCCGACACTGGAAGCAAGACTGGCTGCGCTGGGATTTAACAAAAAATCCTGA
- a CDS encoding acyloxyacyl hydrolase yields the protein MERLKLSIAVFILLLPSLSLAAPYYGATLSYTAVAKEPPYLHGYQFMFNYDPDCYKWRQFNLYFDAGFSHFWITNTSYYTTLNIYSAAPVIRYTFKKRGLVHPYLDLSIGLAYFNHTHLDNRNLGIHFAFQDRIGLGVFLGQAKQFSVGIHAVHYSNAHLSDHNSGISIPLALDISYRFG from the coding sequence ATGGAACGTCTGAAGCTGTCTATTGCTGTCTTCATTCTGTTGCTTCCCAGCCTGAGTCTAGCCGCCCCTTATTACGGTGCAACCTTATCTTACACGGCTGTCGCCAAAGAACCACCTTATCTTCACGGATATCAGTTCATGTTCAATTACGATCCGGATTGTTATAAATGGCGTCAATTCAATTTATACTTTGATGCCGGATTTTCTCATTTCTGGATTACGAATACCTCTTATTACACAACCCTCAATATTTATTCCGCGGCACCCGTCATCCGCTATACCTTCAAAAAGCGGGGCCTTGTACATCCCTATCTGGATCTCAGCATCGGGCTGGCGTATTTCAATCATACCCATCTTGACAACCGTAACCTGGGCATTCATTTTGCTTTTCAAGACCGCATTGGTCTGGGAGTATTTCTGGGACAGGCGAAACAGTTTTCTGTGGGAATACACGCTGTCCACTATTCCAATGCGCATCTGTCCGACCATAACTCTGGAATTTCCATACCACTCGCGCTGGATATCAGTTACCGCTTTGGCTAA
- the mrdA gene encoding penicillin-binding protein 2, translated as MHKRISIKNHYHEIQLIVRRSMLALLVICLMIGLLIFRLAYLQIYKNELYTTLSTKNAIDLVPVEPTRGLIYDRKGILLAENIPVFSLDIIPQQVSDLQKTLAALDKIIDLSDSDISQFKKQLKQHRRFDEIPLKLRLSDEEVARFTENQYRFPGVLIRARLMRRYPYGESFAHVLGYVGRINTQELNEIDQINYSASHYIGKLGIEKFYEDELHGKVGYEEVENDASGKPIRVLKKINGLPGKNIYLTIDSGLQFAAEKALQGHRGAIVAIQPKTGQVLAMVSQPSYDPNLFVLGISQKDYNDLQHSEDKPLYDRALRGLYPLASTIKPYLALEGLQSGIANPEYSFNDPGWFKLPNSTHIFHDWRKNGHGRVNLPKAIAVSCDIFFYELASKMGIQRIDDILTQFGYGALTGIDLNGELAGIVASPEWKRKNKGTRWYPGDTVISSIGQGDMQATPLQLASAVATMSNRGKRFMPYLRLGEQMPGREYIPQQPVLLDPVRLTDEKYWDIVINAMQDVVASPQGTAYSQFGRNYSYTIAAKTGTAALSKRRNPNEEDKQENVPERLRDHHLFVAFAPVENPKIALAIITENSNNAIEAARAIFDYYLGGQQRVDRQSQNQAEKART; from the coding sequence ATGCATAAACGTATTTCCATCAAAAATCATTATCACGAGATTCAGCTGATCGTTCGTCGCTCCATGCTGGCATTACTCGTGATCTGTCTCATGATAGGATTGCTGATTTTCCGTCTTGCCTATCTGCAAATATATAAAAATGAACTCTATACCACCTTGTCGACAAAAAATGCGATTGATCTTGTTCCCGTAGAACCGACCCGCGGACTGATTTATGACCGCAAGGGTATTTTGCTGGCTGAAAACATACCTGTCTTCAGCCTGGATATCATTCCGCAGCAAGTATCCGATCTGCAAAAAACCTTGGCGGCACTAGACAAGATCATAGATCTTAGTGACAGCGACATCTCCCAATTCAAGAAACAACTCAAGCAGCATCGCCGATTTGATGAAATTCCGCTCAAGCTGCGCCTGTCAGACGAAGAAGTAGCCCGATTTACAGAAAACCAGTACCGGTTTCCTGGTGTATTGATCAGGGCCCGCTTGATGCGGCGCTATCCTTATGGTGAAAGCTTCGCCCATGTGCTGGGGTATGTGGGACGCATTAATACCCAGGAGTTGAATGAAATTGACCAGATCAACTATAGCGCCAGCCATTATATCGGCAAACTGGGCATTGAAAAATTCTATGAAGATGAACTGCACGGCAAGGTCGGCTACGAGGAAGTCGAAAATGACGCCAGCGGAAAACCTATACGGGTATTAAAAAAAATAAACGGCCTGCCCGGCAAGAACATCTATCTGACCATAGACAGCGGTCTTCAGTTCGCTGCCGAAAAAGCCTTGCAAGGGCATCGCGGGGCCATTGTCGCCATCCAGCCAAAAACCGGCCAGGTTCTTGCCATGGTGAGCCAGCCCTCCTATGATCCCAACCTGTTCGTACTGGGGATCAGCCAGAAGGACTACAACGATTTACAGCATTCTGAAGACAAACCTCTTTATGACAGGGCCTTGCGCGGTCTTTACCCTCTCGCTTCCACCATCAAACCTTATCTTGCCCTGGAGGGATTGCAATCCGGGATTGCCAATCCCGAATACTCCTTCAATGATCCTGGCTGGTTCAAACTTCCCAACAGCACGCATATCTTTCATGACTGGCGGAAAAACGGCCATGGAAGAGTCAATCTCCCCAAGGCCATAGCGGTTTCCTGCGACATTTTCTTTTACGAATTGGCATCCAAGATGGGCATACAGCGTATTGACGATATCCTGACACAGTTTGGATACGGAGCGCTGACGGGAATTGACCTCAATGGTGAACTGGCCGGCATCGTTGCTTCCCCGGAGTGGAAGCGCAAAAACAAAGGCACGCGCTGGTATCCGGGTGACACCGTGATTTCCAGCATAGGCCAGGGCGATATGCAGGCAACGCCGCTGCAGCTGGCTTCCGCCGTGGCTACCATGTCCAACCGCGGAAAACGCTTCATGCCTTACCTCAGGCTGGGCGAACAAATGCCGGGACGGGAATATATTCCGCAACAGCCTGTCCTGCTGGATCCTGTCAGACTGACCGATGAAAAGTACTGGGATATAGTCATTAACGCCATGCAGGATGTTGTCGCCTCACCACAGGGAACGGCCTATTCTCAGTTTGGACGCAACTACTCTTATACCATCGCGGCCAAGACCGGCACGGCGGCGCTTTCCAAGCGACGCAACCCCAATGAGGAAGACAAGCAGGAAAACGTGCCCGAGCGGCTGAGGGATCATCATCTTTTCGTTGCCTTCGCCCCGGTGGAAAACCCCAAAATTGCTCTGGCCATCATTACGGAAAATAGTAACAATGCCATAGAGGCTGCCCGCGCCATTTTCGATTATTATTTAGGAGGTCAACAACGTGTTGATCGACAATCTCAGAATCAAGCTGAAAAAGCCCGGACATGA
- the rodA gene encoding rod shape-determining protein RodA: MQYIHIDGTLLAFLMLLCSAGLIVLYSASNQKVHSIEFQIMRLLFAFGVMVVFAQISPFALQRWAPWIYTLGLILLILVLITGHIGKGAQRWINLGFMRFQPAEIMKLAIPLTLAWYYHKIDLPITLRSVLIAIPIILVPAVLTAKQPDLGTAILLTIAGASVLFLAGLSWQIILSSLVSLAAFVPFAWYLLHDYQRQRVLTFLNPERDPLGAGYHIIQSKIAIGSGGIFGKGWLNGTQSNLHFLPEHTTDFIFAVCGEEFGFVGTLILIFLYMLVVFRGLYIAINAQDTFSRLLAGSITLTFFISFFINMGMVTGILPVVGIPLPLVSYGGSSMVTVMASFGILMSIQTHRKLVTT; this comes from the coding sequence ATGCAATACATCCATATCGATGGAACACTGCTCGCGTTCCTGATGCTGTTATGTTCCGCCGGTCTCATTGTGCTCTATAGCGCAAGCAATCAAAAAGTGCACTCTATCGAATTTCAAATCATGCGGCTGCTTTTCGCCTTCGGCGTCATGGTCGTTTTCGCGCAAATATCCCCTTTTGCGTTACAGCGCTGGGCGCCCTGGATTTACACACTGGGTCTGATTTTATTAATCCTGGTCTTGATCACCGGACACATTGGAAAAGGCGCCCAGCGCTGGATCAATCTGGGATTTATGCGCTTTCAGCCCGCTGAAATCATGAAGCTTGCCATCCCGCTCACACTCGCATGGTATTACCATAAAATTGACTTGCCTATTACCCTGCGTTCCGTGCTGATCGCCATCCCCATTATTCTCGTGCCCGCTGTCCTGACCGCCAAGCAACCTGACCTCGGGACGGCTATCCTGCTCACCATCGCGGGCGCAAGCGTCCTGTTTCTCGCGGGACTAAGCTGGCAGATCATACTCTCGTCTCTCGTCTCCCTCGCCGCATTCGTACCCTTCGCCTGGTATCTCCTGCATGACTACCAGCGTCAGCGCGTCCTGACCTTTCTAAATCCGGAGCGCGATCCGCTAGGCGCGGGATACCATATTATCCAGTCCAAGATCGCCATCGGTTCAGGCGGTATTTTTGGCAAGGGTTGGTTAAACGGCACTCAGTCCAACCTGCACTTTCTGCCGGAACACACCACGGATTTCATCTTCGCCGTCTGCGGCGAAGAATTCGGGTTTGTCGGCACGCTGATCCTGATTTTTCTCTACATGCTGGTCGTCTTCCGCGGGCTATATATCGCCATCAACGCGCAAGACACTTTTTCCCGCCTGCTCGCGGGCAGCATTACTCTCACTTTTTTTATTTCATTTTTTATCAATATGGGTATGGTAACAGGTATACTACCGGTGGTAGGCATTCCATTACCTCTTGTCAGTTATGGCGGTTCGTCCATGGTGACGGTGATGGCGAGTTTCGGTATTCTGATGTCTATACAGACGCATAGAAAACTAGTGACCACATAA
- the mltB gene encoding lytic murein transglycosylase B codes for MLRLVMHNFCLALLLFLSCQATLSYADDAFVNRKDVQEFIQKMVKQHNFDKQQLVTIFSAVKLRPQVIRHINKPLEKEPWRLYQMLFVNEWRITHGVEFWNKYADALQQAEKVFGVPASIIVATIGIETRYGQKVGEYRVIDSLSNLAFSDSPRAGFFRKELEQYLLLTREENLDPMKIMGSYAGAIGQPQFMPSSYRHYAVNFSGTGRTDLMNDEVDVIGSIANYYRKHGWATNEPVAVQAVVMGDRYNYLMRDSRPNQPYKLSELAKFGIVPKIQVQHDNLKVKVIELDNRYSKEYWLGFRNFDVIKRYNQSDLYAMAVYQLSYYIKTLRNRLNKE; via the coding sequence ATGCTCCGATTAGTCATGCATAACTTCTGTCTGGCTCTGCTGCTGTTTCTGAGCTGCCAGGCAACACTCTCCTACGCTGATGACGCGTTCGTGAACCGCAAGGACGTGCAGGAATTCATCCAGAAGATGGTCAAACAGCACAACTTTGACAAGCAGCAGCTGGTCACGATTTTCAGCGCGGTCAAACTCCGTCCCCAGGTCATCCGGCATATCAACAAGCCCCTGGAAAAAGAACCCTGGCGTCTTTATCAAATGCTGTTTGTCAATGAATGGCGCATAACCCATGGCGTTGAATTCTGGAACAAGTATGCTGATGCCTTGCAGCAGGCAGAAAAAGTTTTTGGTGTCCCCGCCAGCATTATTGTCGCCACGATAGGCATAGAAACCCGGTATGGACAAAAAGTGGGGGAATACCGTGTCATAGATTCTTTAAGCAACCTGGCCTTCAGCGACTCCCCAAGAGCGGGGTTTTTCCGCAAGGAACTGGAACAATACCTGTTGCTCACACGGGAAGAAAACCTGGATCCGATGAAAATCATGGGCTCCTATGCCGGCGCGATCGGGCAGCCACAATTCATGCCCAGCAGTTATCGCCACTATGCCGTGAATTTTTCAGGCACTGGCAGGACCGATTTAATGAATGACGAAGTGGATGTCATAGGCAGTATCGCCAATTACTACCGTAAACACGGCTGGGCCACTAACGAACCCGTGGCCGTGCAAGCAGTGGTCATGGGAGACCGCTACAATTATCTGATGCGTGACAGCCGTCCCAATCAGCCTTATAAATTATCCGAGCTCGCCAAATTTGGCATCGTTCCCAAGATCCAGGTCCAGCATGACAATCTCAAGGTGAAAGTCATTGAACTGGATAACCGCTACAGCAAGGAATACTGGCTGGGTTTCCGTAATTTTGACGTCATCAAACGCTACAATCAGAGTGACTTGTATGCCATGGCAGTCTATCAGCTGAGCTACTACATCAAAACACTGAGGAATCGATTGAACAAGGAATAA